Genomic DNA from Candidatus Nitrosopumilus koreensis AR1:
TTTGCCCGATAATTTTTGCTGTGTAATGGCAGCAAAGAAAGTCGATCTGCTTGAAATTGTTCAAAAAATCATTAACTTGGACTCTAAAATGAGATTTGCAGCAATAATTGATTCTAAAGGTGACATTCGAGAGGCAATTATGAAAACAGGCAAGACAAGTCTCAAATCTCAAAAAGAGGAAGAGCATTTTTGCAAACAAGTAGCCCAAAGACGTGCCATGAGAAAAGAGTTTGATAGATCACTTGGCAAGGTACGATACGTCCATGTTGAAAGAGAAAAGGTGTCTCAAATGGTAGTGTATGCAAAAAGAAACATCGTCTACTTCACAATGGAGCCTGAAATGCCAATTAATACAAAGATTAGATTAATCACAAAAATCAAAAAGTTCACAGCAGACCTCTAGCTGTTCTGGTTTCTTCAAGTCTCATGACTTTTCAAAAATATCTTGGCGATTCAAAGATGTTTGAATACGATAAGCATTACAGGGACTGTCAGCAGCTAGACAAACCATTCATCAAGGCAAAGATAAATCCGCAGCATGGAAACTATTTTGTACAAATTGATTTGATGCCATGTCACTACAAATTCTCAAAAAATGATGAGGAGAAAATCAAAAAAACAATAGAGTCTGAAAATGATTTTCTAAAGTCAAATTCTGAGCCACAAATGCAGGGGTTTAGTATTACTTCTGAGCTTGCATGGTTTGATGGCATTTCAGTCAAACATCTTGATTCTTTTTGCAATTACCTTTATGATTTGACTCAGGATGTCTAAAATCTGATCAAATTCTTTAGTATCTTATCTATGACTTTGAGTTCCTGCCTTCTTTCTTTGATTGTGGTTTCGTTCCATTTTTTTGCAAACTCTGATTTTTGATCCAGTTTTTCTAGTTCGCTGATGTATTTTATGAGGTGTATCTTGTATTCGTGTAGCAAATCCAAGTGTTTGTTGTGATTTTTTTCTGTAGGTGTTGGCATCTCATTCCTCAATGTCTGGAAACATTTCCTTGATTCTTATTTTGTCTTTTTCCATGGCCTCTATTCTTTTTTCAAGATGATTCTTAATAACTGGGTCTTCTTCACCTTTCATCTCACTTTTGAGATTTGAGATTGTTTTTGTCAATGATCTATAATATGTAATGTGATTTTTCTTTGATTCTTCTGATGTGTCTTCCTTTTTTACATCCATAATCTCGGTCTATTTCTTGCAAGTCAAGTATTTGTTGCTTATCCTTTTCTTACAAATTGAATGCAAAAATCACATGAATTTTGAATTTTTCAGGATGTAATTTACACTAATATTGAAATGCTGTTCAGTAATATTATGAAAATTCTTGTAGATGAAAATCTAGATGGAATGGATGAGCGTCTCAAAGCACATGGATATGACGCATATAGCGTACGAAAACTGCAAAGAGAAGGAAAAAAGCTTGGTTCTGATTATTCCATAATTAACTATGCCCGAGAAAACGACATGATCATCGTAACCAAAGACACTGAATTTCGTAAAGCCAGCGAAGAAAACGACTTTCCTCTGGTACTACTTGATGATGAAGAGATTCTCAAAGTTATTGTAGAAAAACTAAAAAATTTTAGTTGATGTTTTTTACATCAATATGCGAAATTCTCA
This window encodes:
- a CDS encoding DUF6659 family protein, encoding MAAKKVDLLEIVQKIINLDSKMRFAAIIDSKGDIREAIMKTGKTSLKSQKEEEHFCKQVAQRRAMRKEFDRSLGKVRYVHVEREKVSQMVVYAKRNIVYFTMEPEMPINTKIRLITKIKKFTADL
- a CDS encoding DUF5615 family PIN-like protein yields the protein MKILVDENLDGMDERLKAHGYDAYSVRKLQREGKKLGSDYSIINYARENDMIIVTKDTEFRKASEENDFPLVLLDDEEILKVIVEKLKNFS